In one window of Protaetiibacter larvae DNA:
- the ispG gene encoding flavodoxin-dependent (E)-4-hydroxy-3-methylbut-2-enyl-diphosphate synthase, giving the protein MPKAAPETLAPRRKSRQIKVGKVLVGGDAPVSVQSMTTTPTTNINATLQQIAELTASGCDIVRVAVPSQDDADVLHIIAKKSQIPVIADIHFQPKYVFQAIDAGCAAVRVNPGNIRLFDDKVGEIAKAAKDAGVSLRIGVNAGSLDKRLLEKYGKATPEALVESAVWEASLFEEHDFHDFKISVKHNDPIVMVKAYRQLAERGDWPLHLGVTEAGPEFQGTIKSATAFGILLSEGIGDTIRVSLSAPPAQEVKVGLQILQSLNLRERKLEIVSCPSCGRAQVDVYTLANDVTAGLEGMTVPLRVAVMGCVVNGPGEAREADLGVASGNGKGQIFVKGEVIKTVPESEIVATLIEEAQRLAAEMPEAPSGTPEVVTV; this is encoded by the coding sequence ATGCCGAAGGCAGCCCCCGAAACCCTCGCCCCGCGCCGCAAGTCCCGCCAGATTAAGGTCGGCAAGGTGCTCGTGGGCGGCGACGCTCCCGTGAGTGTGCAGTCGATGACGACGACGCCCACCACCAACATCAACGCGACGCTGCAGCAGATCGCCGAGCTCACGGCCTCCGGCTGCGACATCGTGCGCGTCGCGGTGCCGAGCCAGGACGACGCGGATGTGCTGCACATCATCGCGAAGAAGAGCCAGATCCCGGTCATCGCCGACATCCACTTCCAGCCCAAGTACGTGTTCCAGGCGATCGACGCCGGCTGCGCCGCGGTGCGGGTGAACCCCGGCAACATCCGCCTGTTCGACGACAAGGTGGGTGAGATCGCGAAGGCCGCGAAGGATGCCGGCGTCTCGCTGCGCATCGGCGTCAACGCGGGCTCGCTCGACAAGCGCCTGCTCGAGAAGTACGGCAAGGCCACCCCGGAGGCGCTCGTCGAGAGCGCCGTGTGGGAGGCGAGCCTCTTCGAGGAGCACGATTTCCACGACTTCAAGATCTCGGTCAAGCACAACGACCCGATCGTCATGGTGAAGGCGTACCGCCAGCTCGCCGAGCGCGGCGACTGGCCGCTGCACCTCGGCGTGACCGAGGCGGGCCCCGAGTTCCAGGGCACCATCAAGTCGGCGACCGCGTTCGGCATCCTGCTCTCGGAGGGCATCGGCGACACCATCCGCGTCTCGCTCTCGGCGCCGCCGGCGCAGGAGGTCAAGGTGGGGCTGCAGATCCTGCAGTCGCTCAACCTGCGCGAACGCAAGCTCGAGATCGTCTCGTGCCCGTCGTGCGGGCGCGCGCAGGTGGATGTCTACACGCTCGCCAACGACGTCACCGCGGGGCTCGAGGGCATGACCGTGCCGCTGCGCGTCGCCGTGATGGGTTGCGTCGTGAACGGCCCGGGCGAGGCGCGCGAGGCGGACCTCGGGGTGGCGTCCGGCAACGGCAAGGGGCAGATCTTCGTGAAGGGCGAGGTCATCAAGACGGTGCCCGAGTCGGAGATCGTGGCGACCCTCATCGAGGAGGCGCAGCGTCTCGCGGCCGAGATGCCCGAGGCGCCGAGCGGCACCCCCGAGGTCGTCACGGTCTAG
- a CDS encoding proline--tRNA ligase translates to MPTLLSQLFVRTLREDPADAEVTSHRLLVRAGYIRRQAPGVFAWLPLGLRVRAKIERVIREEMAAAGAQEVLFPALLPREPYEATGRWEEYGDGIFRLKDRKGADYLLAPTHEEVFTLLVKDLYSSYKDLPLTIFQIQDKYRDEARPRAGLLRGREFSMKDAYSFDYTDAGLDVSYQAQRDAYERIFTRLGLDYVIVQADAGAMGGSRSEEFLHPTPIGEDTFVRSASGYAANVEAYTTPVPEALPIEGLAEAVIHDTPNTPTIATLVDVANVVEPRTDRAWEAADTLKNVVLALTHLDGSRELVIVAVPGDREVDLKRAEVAFAPAEVEPATEADFEKNPLLVKGYIGPWSPTGAVLGEESATGIRYLGDPRVVDGTSWITGANADGKHVFGLVAGRDFGFDGTVEIAEVRAGDPAPDGSGPVELARGMEIGHVFQLGRKYADALDLKVLDENGKLVTVTMGSYGIGVTRILAAIAEATADDRGLLWPRGIAPFDVHVVATGKDEVAFSLAASLAAELEAQRFEVLYDDRPKVSPGVKFGDAELLGVPTIVIVGRGAADGLVELWDRRTNERTEVPAADLVERFTASLA, encoded by the coding sequence GTGCCCACGCTCCTGTCCCAGCTCTTCGTCCGCACCCTTCGCGAGGATCCCGCCGACGCCGAGGTGACCAGCCATCGGCTGCTCGTGCGCGCCGGATACATCCGCCGCCAGGCCCCGGGGGTGTTCGCGTGGCTGCCGCTCGGGCTGCGGGTGCGCGCCAAGATCGAGCGCGTCATCCGCGAGGAGATGGCCGCAGCCGGCGCCCAGGAGGTACTCTTCCCCGCGCTCCTGCCGCGCGAGCCCTACGAGGCGACCGGACGCTGGGAGGAGTACGGCGACGGCATCTTCCGCCTCAAGGACCGCAAGGGCGCCGACTACCTGCTCGCGCCCACCCACGAGGAGGTCTTCACGCTGCTCGTGAAGGACCTCTACTCGTCGTACAAGGACCTCCCGCTCACGATCTTCCAGATCCAGGACAAGTACCGCGACGAGGCCCGGCCTCGCGCCGGCCTGCTGCGCGGGCGCGAGTTCTCGATGAAGGACGCCTACTCCTTCGACTACACGGACGCCGGCCTCGACGTCTCCTACCAGGCGCAGCGTGACGCCTACGAGCGCATCTTCACGCGGCTCGGGCTCGACTACGTGATCGTGCAGGCGGACGCCGGGGCGATGGGCGGGTCGCGCTCGGAGGAGTTCCTGCATCCCACCCCGATCGGCGAGGACACCTTCGTGCGTTCGGCAAGCGGCTATGCGGCCAACGTCGAGGCCTACACGACGCCCGTCCCGGAGGCGCTGCCGATCGAGGGGCTCGCGGAGGCCGTCATCCACGACACCCCGAACACGCCCACCATCGCGACCCTGGTCGACGTCGCCAACGTCGTCGAGCCGCGCACCGACCGAGCCTGGGAGGCCGCGGACACCCTCAAGAACGTCGTGCTCGCCCTCACCCACCTCGACGGCTCGCGCGAACTCGTGATCGTCGCGGTGCCGGGGGACCGCGAGGTCGACCTCAAGCGCGCCGAGGTCGCCTTCGCGCCCGCCGAGGTCGAGCCCGCCACGGAGGCCGACTTCGAGAAGAACCCGCTGCTCGTGAAGGGCTACATCGGGCCGTGGTCGCCGACCGGAGCGGTGCTGGGGGAGGAGTCGGCCACCGGCATCCGCTACCTCGGCGACCCGCGGGTGGTCGACGGCACCTCGTGGATCACGGGAGCCAACGCCGACGGCAAGCACGTGTTCGGACTCGTCGCCGGGCGCGACTTCGGCTTCGACGGCACCGTCGAGATCGCCGAGGTGCGCGCGGGGGACCCCGCCCCGGATGGCTCGGGGCCGGTCGAGCTCGCGCGCGGCATGGAGATCGGGCACGTCTTCCAGCTGGGGCGCAAGTACGCCGACGCACTCGATCTCAAGGTGCTCGACGAGAACGGCAAGCTCGTGACGGTCACGATGGGCTCCTACGGCATCGGCGTGACGCGCATCCTGGCCGCGATCGCCGAGGCCACCGCCGACGACCGCGGGCTGCTGTGGCCGCGCGGCATCGCGCCCTTCGACGTGCATGTCGTGGCGACCGGCAAGGACGAGGTGGCGTTCTCGCTCGCCGCGTCACTCGCCGCCGAGCTGGAGGCGCAGCGTTTCGAGGTGCTCTACGACGACCGCCCCAAGGTGTCGCCCGGCGTGAAGTTCGGCGATGCGGAGCTGCTGGGCGTGCCCACCATCGTGATCGTGGGCCGAGGTGCCGCCGACGGTCTCGTCGAGCTGTGGGACCGCCGCACCAACGAGCGCACCGAGGTGCCCGCCGCCGACCTCGTGGAGCGCTTCACGGCATCCCTCGCCTGA